CAGAGCTCCTGCCTATGATACATCTGGCTATCCAGCTTCAATTCCAATAGGAATGATTCCCCAAGTAGCACACACATATGCCTATTTCGACGGCTCATACGGGATAATGAACGAACATCAACTGATGTTTGGTGAATGCACTAACGGAGCAAAGGTTCAGATCGGTCCCGAACCTGGGAGAGGGATTTTCTACTCCTCGGAGCTTTCTCGAGTTGCTCTGGAACGCTGCAAGACTGCTAGAGAAGCCGTTGAAATGATTGGTTTTTTGATTGAAGAATATGGATACTACGGTACAGGTGAAACACTGCCCGTTGCTGATCCAAACGAAGCGTGGATCATTGAGATGGCTCCTTCTCCTGAAGGTACAGGAGGACTTTGGGTTGCAAAGAAGGTTCCCGATGGAGAAGTCTTCGTAGCTGCAAACCAATTCCGAATAAGGGAAATAGATCCCGAAGACCCTGATATCCTATTCGGAAAGACTCTTCACGAAGTTGTAGAGAAATTCGGATGGTGGAATCCCGAAGATGGCCTTCTTGACTGGCTGAAAACTGTGAGTCTTGGAGAATACAATCACCCGTACTACTCCTTGAGGAGGGTATGGCGTCTTTTCTCCTTAATCTCTCCCAGCCTAAACCTTTCTCCCTGGGTAGAAGACGGTTTCACTAGAGAATATCCATTCTCGATAAAACCGGACAGGAGACTCTCAGCGAATGACGTGATGAACTTATATCGAGACCACTATGAAGGAACGGAGTTCGACCTAACAAAAGGGATTGCCGCCGGCCCATTTGGTTATCCAGACAGATTTTACGGCCCCTACGACGGACAGGGTGATGTTGGTGATCCTTCTCGACAACTTGAAGGTGCTTGGGAAAGGCCTGTATCAGTGACATATTGTGGATACACTTTCGTGTGTCAGGGAAGGGAATGGCTTCCAGATCCCATCGGAGGAATAATGTGGTTAGGTTTAGATAAACCTGCCGATACTTGTTTCATTCCCTTCTACGCAGGAGTAAGCAATCTGCCTAATTCTATTCAAGTCTGCGATACTTCAAACTTCAGCAGGGACAGCGCCTGGTGGGCGTTCAACTTCGTGTCCAATTGGGCCGCTCTGAAATACAGTTACATGCACGAAGAAATCAGACTAATGCAACAGAAATATGAAGCACTTTCCCTAAGTCGCCTTCCGGAAATCGAAGCGAGCGCAGCCACGCTTCTTCCGACAAAACCGAGGGAGGCTGCTGACTACCTCGCGAGATTCTGTTCAAGAAACTCTCAAGAGATTGTCCAGGCCTGGTGGGAATTCTCAGAGTATTTGATAGTGAAGTATAACGATGGTTTCATAAGCGACAAAGGCAATATGGCCCAGCCGACAGGCTATCCAAAAGAATGGCTAGACAAAACGGATTGGTCTAAAGGACCGACCTCTTACGAGAAGAAATGAAACATCTCATCCCTCCAAAAGCGGGGCTTATTCCACGCCCTCTCTTGGAGGGGTGTACTTTATACCTATATTCCATGCCTTCCCAAGGTGCATGCCGATAGACCAGTAGGAGTTATCGTAGACAGAGAACGTCACTGGACTGATCTTCCTTATGTCTGGAAGACCGTCGACAAGGCACGACTCTGCACAATATGTTTGAATAACTTCGCCGACGAATGTCACGTGTACTCCACCAAATTCAGAACTCCTGACCAACTTGCATTCCATATTCAAAGGCGCTTCTTCGATCATTGGAACGCTTCCACTTTCTCCAAAGAAGGTGCCGAAAAGCTCCGACTTGTCAGTGGTCTTTCCAGAGTAGATTCCCATATAATCTACACCTCTAAGCATGTCGAGAGAGGGTACATTCACGCTGAAGTAACCAGACTCCTCAATATTCTTGCAGCTAAGCCTAGTCTTTGCCAAAGAAATCTGGAGCATAGGCGGCTGAACTTCTACAACCCCACAAAAGGCAACTGTAGTGTAATTAGGCCTCTCTTCGTTAATCGTACCAACCACTATTAATGGCATAGGGTAAAGATATACTCCCGGTCCAATTCTGTCTTTCAAGCGATTCACCATTCTTTCTTAAAACTAACAAACTATAGGATGATCACAAAGCTCTATGATGTGAATTTTCCGTAAATCCATTGTACTCGATTTTTTCTCATAAAAACAAGCCGTCTCCTGCTGAGAGTTCTGAGATAATCATCTAATCTGCTACGAGGGCAAAGAATCCGAGGACAGATACACCAGACTGAATGGAAGATTACTTGATAAACTGTATATGGTTTATGCTGATTGTATAATTGGCTGTAGAAAGAAAGGAGTGATTTTGTGGAAAACATGTATGACGATGTTGCGTGGGTTGACTTCGATACTTTAGAAGCCTTTATGAAAGATGTTTTTGTTGGTGTCGGCGTTCCTGAAGAGGATGCAAGTCTTTGTGCCAATGTTCTCATAACTTCAGACAAGAGAGGAATCGACTCACATGGCATAGGCAGACTGAAACCAATCTACGTTGATCGCATTAGGTCAGGAATTCAGAATCCTGTCACAGAGTTTGAGATCATTAGGGAAAGCCCCACGACAGCTGTAATTGACGGGCACAACGGCATGGGACATGTTGTCGCTTACAAGTCAATGAAGCTCGCAATCGAGAAGGCGAAGACCTATGGAATGGGGATGGTGGCGGCGCGCAATTCGACACATTACGGAATAGCCGGCTATTATCCAATGATGGCCGTTGAAGAGGGCATGATAGGAGTTACTGGCACGAATGCCCGCCCATCTATTGCACCAACTTTCGGAGTGGAGAATATGCTGGGAACTAATCCACTCACTTTCGGGATTCCCACAGACGAAGACTTCCCCTTTGTTCTCGACTGCGCCACTTCTGTGGCTCAGAGAGGAAAGATTGAAGTCTATGCCAGAGCTGGCAAGGAGCTGCCTGAAGGTTGGGTGATTGGTCTTGATGGTAGACCGAGAACAGATACTCAGCAAATTCTGATTGATCTCACAAAAGGGGAAGCCGCTTTGACTCCACTGGGAGGTATTGGTGAGGAAACTGCCGGATACAAGGGATATGGCTACGCAACAGTAGTTGAGATTCTTTCAGCTGCTTTGCAGGCAGGCAGCTATTTGAAGATGCTGACGGGTGTAGGGTCTAATGGTGAAAAAAGGCCTATTCCAATAGGTCATTTCTTCATTGCAATAGATATCGAGCCGTTCACTCCAGTAGAAGAATTCAGGAAACTTGCAGGTGATATCCTCAGAGAGCTTAGGGCATCGAAAAAGGCCCCCGGACAAGAGCGGATCTTTACCGCTGGAGAGAAGGAACACCTCGCATGGCTGTCAAGAAAGGACAAAGGAGCCCCTTTGAATGAGATCTTGAGGAAACAACTAGTGCAGCTTAGGGATGAGCTGGGGCTTGATAAATACAGATTTAGCTGGGAATAACGATGCACCGGGGGAGGTGAATTGTCCGTTAAGGACTTATCACATGAAAATTGGAGTTATCGGATTTGGAGCAGCATCAATAGGCTTTATGAGTGAGGTGATTGATGAGAATCATGAGATTCACATTCTTGAACGCTCAAAGGATATTTTTAGTTCAAGCATAAGCGGAATAAGGTCGGATGGAAAGATTTTCGTATCAGATACCATGGGCGGTGACATGGAGATTCCACTCTCCATTCAGAAAAGTGTGGTTGATTTCTATCTGGAAAAACTGCATTCCGAAGACAAGCTCAACGTCAAAACTGGTACATCCTTTGACAGAAAATCCTCATTCTTCGACCTTTTCTATGAAAAAGGGTTTGAACCTGTGAACTCGAGGTTTTGGCATATAGGGACCGATAAACTGGGTTCGGTTCTTACAAGGATTTTCGACGAATTCTCAAAGAGAAAGAACGTCCACTTTCACTTTGGCTCGAGGGTCGATGAAATCGACATTGAAAAGGAAAGAATTGTTCTTAGAGGAGAGGGATTCGAAGCAGAGTTTGATTATGTAGTAGTTGCTGTGGGCAGGAGTGGCCACTCACTTATAAAAAAGGTAACAGGTCGATATCCGGAGATCGTCGCATCCAGTAACACGGTAGATATTGGAATCAGATTTGAACTTCCCGACCATGTCGTGGAAGAGATCAATAATGAGATGTACGAATTCAAGGTTAGATTGAAGGCCAAGACAGGATATACAGTGAGAACTTTCTGCAATAACCCATCTGGAAAGGTCGTTCTGGAGAACTACGACGATTTTGTGACCGTGAACGGCCACTCCAACTCTGGAGGGAGTTCAGAGAGCACAAACTTCGCAATACTTTGCACGACGCGTTTCACAGAACCTTTTCGTGATCCAATAGGTTACGGCTCATATATAAGCAGATTAAGCAACATTCTTGCCGGTGGCAGGAAAGTGATTCTTCAGACCTATGAGGACTTCATGCAGACCAAGAGAACAAAGAGGTTGGGAAGGGTTAAACCTACGTTACCTGAAAGTGATTTCATTCTGGGTGACATAAATCTTGTGTTGCCCAGGAGAATATCTGTTTCTATTACCGAGTTTATTGAGAAACTCAGCGAGGTAATTCCTGGAGTAGCTTATCCTGACAATCTTATGTATGCCGTTGAAGTCAAGTTTTACTCGAACAAGATAAACAACGGTCGATATAAAAATCTAAAGTTCATCGGTGATTGCAGTGGTCACACAAGATCCATAACATATGCAACAGGCCACGGAAGGCTTCTGGGCTCTTCTCTCAAATAGGAATAAGCACTGAAACGCTAGTCCGTAAGACAAATGCTTCGCAGAAAGAGCTGTCTCCTTATCGAAAGAAGCCAGTAGCTCCATTATCGTACCATCAATCCTACGTCGGTAAGTGCAGGTTTTGTATTCAAACCGAAAGAGACAATGCGGGAAATCCTGATCAGAGGATTTCAAATCAACTCAGTTAGGATCGCTTGTTGTGATGATGATAGTGCAGATCAAGAACTTATATTTGCCAAGCAGGATGATACTCTTGAAAACAGAAGTGCGGAACACTTAATGTAATATATACGCAAATAAAAATATACACTTGTACTGAACTGTTGGTTCAATATAGGGGTCTCAATTCTTGTAAAACCGAGATGAAAGACAAATCGATACTAGCAAGATAGCAAGGCCAGTGCAAAGCACACCTACACCCTTTTAAGTGCAACCCGTCCTCATAGTACCCGAATTATGTATGGAAGATCAACCGGAAGGGTCCGATCGTAGATCGGACCCTTGCTTTGAAGGGAGGATCGAGTGGTGAAGGTATTATTAAACACTATCGTCTTTTTTGGCACAAGAGACCTGAGTATTACGAGTTCATTCTACAAAGGTTTGATTGGGCTTGAACTGTTCAGAGATCAGGGGACATGCCAGATTTTCTTCACCGCGGGCGGTGGTATGATTGGTTTTTGTCATCATCTTCAAGTTAGTCCTAGAAAAGATAATCCAATAATAACTCTACTCACCGATGAAGTCGGTGAGTTCTACAAAAGATTGATCAAAGCGGGTGTTGAATGCACCGAGCCGACCATAAACGAGAAGTTCAATATCTATCATTTTTTCACAAGGGATCCCGACGGCTATCGATTGGAGATTCAGAGGTTTCTCGACCGATAGGTTGGACTGTTCTTGAAGGGCCATGAATGGTAGAATTGAATGAAAATTCTATTCAGGGTGATAGATTTGAGAAGGATAGCTCTTTTAGCAACTTTGCTTTTCTCTCTTGTTGCATATGGCATAGAGTACTTGCCAGATAGCAAGGCTTTCAGCGCTACTTCGTTGGCAGTCAGTCCAGATGGCGAGAGACTTGTTTCTGGATATATTGATAATACAATCAAAGTCTGGAATCTTTTAGATGGGAGATTATTACACAATCTTTCTTTTAACAGCGCCTGGGTAACTTCTGTTGCTGTTTCTTCCGATGGAAAGATGGGAATAGCGGGCTACGATGATGGAATAATCATCGTCTGGGATCTCCTGACTGGGAAGAAAATAAAGTCCTTGAGTAGTCACACTAGTGCAGTGAATGACTTGATTGTAACTGAAGACGGTAAGACACTTTATTCATGCAGCTCAGATGCAACGGTGAAGATATGGTCACTCTCAAGTCTATCGTTCATAAGAACTCTCAGAGGCCATTCCGGGTCCGTTCACTCCATTGTCGATTGGCCTGAACAAAATCGTCTATATTCAGCTTCGGAAGATGGCACCCTCAGAATCTGGGATACATCAAGTGGACAGCAGGTTAAGGTTATCAGGGCAGAGATCGGGTCACTCACCGCAGTCTCTATGGATAGAGAAAGAACAGTTCTTTTAATTGGATCTGAGGCGGGCCATCTTAAATCCTATGATGTTAAGACCTGGTCCCCTCTGAAGACATCTAGAGTTCACAATGCAGAACTAACAAAGATCCTCATCGATAATGGGGTAATCTACACTGCATCCTCCGACAGAACGATAAAGAGTCTTTCCTTTCCTTCTTTCAATCTTGTGAATATGATAACGGGCCACAACTGGGATGTCAGCGAGATAGTTCTTTCAAATGATGGTTATGTGCTTTACTCATCTTCCACAGATGGAACTTTGAAAATATGGGATATTGAAAAGGCTTCTGCAATAGGAACCTTGATAGGGTTTGGAGACGGAGAGTATTTCTCTTATAATTCCTATGGAAATTGGGTTTCTTCAGCACTGGCACTTGAGAGAGTCACTACTGCTGATGGATCTAGCCCTATGGAAGTCGCAAGAGAGCTTAATTCACTTCTTCTCCAACTAGATAAGTTACCAAGAATCTACACTCCTTCTTCCTTGAGCATAAGCATAGAAAAAAGCACGGTGGATTTTTCGGTTTCCAAGCCTGTCAAAAGAGTGACAGTGAATGGAGAAGAAGTGGATATAGGTGAAGATGGAGAAGTTGTTTTCAACCCCGATGGCGCAGGCGACTACATCATCAGAGCTTATGATGATTCCGGGTCCTACGACGAACAAATTGTAACCGTTCACTTTGAAGAAACCGTGATGTACGTAGTAAAAGAAATCGGTACCTATCAGAGAGGCGACAGAGTAATCATTGGCGACTTTCGTGAACTGACATTCCTTGTGAATGGGGAGTGGATTGACAGAGACTACTTTTCGAGAGTCGCTCCTGATATTGAACCACCTGTTATAACCGGCGATAAAGCCCAGAAGGTTTCTATTGGCGATACCAAGTATCTGGAGTTGTCCGTCTCCGACAACAGTACAGTGACTTTGATTGAAATTGTTTCCCCCGACCTCACCGTAACTCCTCTTGCCGTAAATTCAGTTTCGGTAGAGATTAGAACAGAAGTTCAGGGAACGGGTGACTATACTGTCAATGCATACGATCATGACGGAAACAAAGCAATGTCAACATTCTCACTAGAAGCCGAATCTAGAAGCTTCTGGGTTTGCAGAGATCACGAGAGTCTGGGATTTGGCCAAGAAGTCAAAGTTACCGAGGAAGGCGAAAGCTGCTATTATGTTTCCGATTATGGCTGGCTAGAAAAGGAATATCTATCTGGAAACCCGGTTTCAACTGCAGATCCAGTAATCAGCGGAGAACCAGTTCAGTATGCTGTTTCGGGTGCTGAAAGGATCCTGAGCTTCACAGTAAGCGATGACGTTAACGTAAAAGAAGTCGTTGTTTCCGGAAAGACATATCCAGTAAATGAAAGAGAAAAGGAAATGCACATTATGGTAAGCGAGTATGGGGAGCATCTTGTAATAGCAAATGATGTTGAGGGCAATTCAGCTCGAGCATCGTTCACACTCTCTGCCCCTCCGGAAAATGAAAGGGAAGGCGGCAAGATCTGGTACTGGTTGATTCCGATTGTAATAATCCTTCCTCTGATTTTGTTTCTGGCAGCAAAGTCTTCAAGGAAGAAGACACGGAAGATAAGGCTTTGATTTGACTATGAGGAGAATACTATTTGCTGCAATGGTCTGCTTCGCAGTCCTAGCAGTTGTCTCAGGCTTTGGACTTCTGAAGGGACAAAGCGCAGATTTCGAAGTCTTGGAGTGTGGTAGTGTAACAGTAGAATACGGCGAGCCACTTTCATTACCAATTGCAGACTTCGTAAGAAGCAATGGAACAGCCCTTGCCTTTTCAGTCGTTGGAGAGAAAGGAAGAATAGAGAACGATTTTCTTGTAATAGATACAAAATCCTTAAGCTGCCCCAATGACATAGTGAAGATCGTTGTACAGTCGGAAAGATCAAGAGCTGTTGTTCCCATTGAGATTGAAGTAGAAAATCCACCTCCACCCCCTGCTCTTGCAATCACAAACCAGAAGCTTTTTGAGGGAGAGTTTCTGGAGATTGACTTGAAAGAACTCACCACTTCAGATTCAGAAAGCATTTTTTACGAAATTGTCAGTGGGGTGGGCGAGATTCAGGGTACTGAATATAGATACACCGCAGGGCTGCGCGAAGCTCCTGTCGCGCACAGAGTGACTATTAAAGCAATTGACGAGTTGGGACAGTGGCGCTGCGAAACCTTTAGCATAATCGTAATGGACAAGAACCACTGGCCAGAAGAGCCCCACTCTCCTTATCCAGACGATGGTGTTGAGGATTTCATGAATGACCTGGTTCTCTCATGGAAGTGCCAAGACCCCGATGGAGACAGCCTGTCTTATAGTCTCTACTTTGGAGCTGAAAGACTTGAAGTCTTGGCTAAAGAAATTGCGGAAACCACCTATAGCTTGCCTTCTCTTGAACCTGGCACAGAATACAGCTGGCAGGTTTTGGCTGACGATGAAAAGGGTGGACTAATCAGAAGCCCGATCTGGTCATTCAGAACAAAGAAGATTCCCAAACTGACATGGAAAAGGGTTATTGGTTTTGACGGAAGAGACAGCTTCGCCAAAATAAGGCCTCTTTCAGATGGGGGCTTCATTCTTGCAGGTTCTGTAGATGCTAAACCGGTTCCGAATTCCTCAGCGAAAGATCTTTCGAGAGCAGGATGGGTTGTGAAACTTGACGGTAACGGCTATTTTGCCTGGCAGAAGAAGTTCGATTTTGGCTGGACCGAGTTCATTGACATAATACCGACCTACGATAACGGATTTCTGGTCGCAGGCAAAAACCTCGACTTAACTAGTCCCAAATCTGGGGAAGAATCTTCATTGCTGGCCATCAAACTCAATAGATACGCAAATGAAAGCTGGAGATTCACAGTTGGCGGAAATCAGAATGAAGCTGTCGCAGTCGCTGAGGTCGAGGATGGATACTTGATTCTGGGAACGAAGTCCTCAGACAATAGAGAAGAAAAAAGCGTCGTTCTGATAAAACTGGATAGGTCGGGATCGGAAGTCTGGCAAAAATCATTTGGTGGGAGCTCCTTTGAACGGGCAGTTGCCTTCAATCTTGATCCCAAAGGAGACATAGTGATTGTTGCAGAAACAACTTCAATGGATGGAGAGGCCGAAGGGAATACCGGAAGCAGCTTATCAATTAACGGATTAACTCTACAATTCTCATCAATTCTGGTGATCAAAGTTAGCATCAATGGTGAGGTACTTTGGTCTAAAGTTTTGGGTGGAGAGAGCGAGGATTTCCCATCCTCTGTAAAAGTGGACGCAAACGGAGATATATTTGTTGGGGGTTCAACCAGCTCCACAGGAGGCACCTTCTCTCGGCAAACTTCCGATTACGATGGGTTCATAATAAAACTCTCAGAAGTGGGAGAAATCTTATGGACGAAATGCTTGGGAGGAAAAGGGAACGACTTTGTTGAAGATTTTTTCGTCACCCCTTCTGGTGGTATTCAAGCAATCGGCTTCTCCGAGTCAAATCTGGAAAGGAAAGGTTCGGAAAGCACTTCCTTGAAAAGAGCTGGATTAGCTTATAGTGACATCTGGCTTCTGCAGCTTGATGTCGACGGGAATTTGCTTTGGGAAAACTACCTTGGCGGAGAACTGGAAGATGTGAGCCTCGCAGTCGCAAGATCAGGCAACGGATTTGCTTTAGCAGGTTTCTCCGCATCGAGTGACGGGGATGTGGGCTCTAATAAAGGGGACTACGATGCGTTAGTCTTCTACCTCGAATAATCAGCTGTAGAATCGCCACTTCAAACCTTCTCTTTTTGCTGCAAATACAGATGAAAGGCAGTTACTAAAAAGAGCGTCTGAACTCTCCCCATCCACGGGAAACTGACAGATTCCGATTGCAACGGATGGAGATATTTCAGTATCAGTGACAACGACGGGGCTCTCCAAAGCTGATAATAAGGAAATCACTGTCGAAGAAACTTCCTTCCTATCGCTCAAATCCATTACGATAACAAAGACATCATCCATGACCCTGAAAAACTCTGCTTTTGGTACTGCTTTTGCAAGTCTTCTGCTAATTCTCTGCACCAAAATATCTGCGGTTCTTTTTCCAAACATTGCAACTATCTCCTTAGAATCTGATAATGTGACACATACAATCGAAAAGGAGCTTCCAGTAACTCTTGAAGTATGCATTTTGCTGGCAAGATGAGTGTGCAGAGAGCATTCATTTCCAAATCCAGAGAGAGAGTCAAGGTACACTATATCCCTCAACGCGTTTCGAATACTGGTAGATTCGCTGTTGTCAGTCATGGTCATCAAATATGATAGTTTCTTCGAAATCCCCAGACAAAAAATGTTAAGCGACAAATGTGACCTTCGAGTCTGAACTGAATCGCTTAGGTCGAAAGAGACATTATCTATCTCTCCATTGATGAACGAACTGAGTCTTGCAGAACTGGAGCCGTTCAACAGGTTGAATAAACAGGGGAAATCTACCACATCTTTGTTCAAAAAGCTTAATTCATAACAGTAATCAGAAGTCAACCTTCTCCACTCGCTGTTCTCAACAACTACTCTCCCCTCGGCAGAAAGAATCGCAGAAGCTTCGAGAGTTCCCTCGAGCAAGCGTTCAGCAATCTGCACACTCTCGTTCTTTTCTCTCTCCCTGTTTTCCATAAGCCACCTCACGTTAAGGATCTTGATTGGATAAGCAATTCAATGCAACACCATGCCAAGACAGAGATTGAACGATCATGGTTAAAGGCGCAGAATTTACCTGTGGAGAAGAGAGAGATGTTATTTAGGTCGGCAGAAAGAGAGGATGTGCCCTTCGTTGCCTCGCTGGTTTTCGATACAGATCCTTCGCATTTCAAAAGGGCTTTTGGATGGAAGGCTAATAAGTATGTCTCCGGACTTGTGCTACTGAATAGCCCGCTGAACATAAGGCACATAACCGTCTGTGAAGTTAGCGGGCAACCGGTAGCAATATATGCTCTTTACTCAATGAAAGAGATGAACCAATTAGCTTCTTCAAAGCCTAATCTTAGAGATTTCGTTCCCAGTCTGTCTAAATTCAGGTTGCTACTAGAATTTCGGACTCTTCAGAAAGCAATGAGAATGAGTATTTCATCTAACCAAAGCTATCTAGGTATTATTTCGGTTGAAAGAAACTTCAGGAATATGGGCTTAGCCAGAATGATATTTGATTATCTTTTCGAAACTTGTCAAGAAATTGTGCTCGACGTTTCTAGAAGTAATAGTAGGGCCCTTTCAATATATATTAGATATGGCTTTAGACCCGAAACGAGGCTTCCGCGAGACTACCCATTAAAAGACAGCATACGACTGAAAAGCACCCGGAAAACTACTGGGTGATTATCTTAAAAAGCTCTTCTGAGATTGCCCTAAGACTCTCAAAGCAAGAACAAGAGCTTTCTAAGTACTTCAAAATAGTCTGTTTCTTCGAACATGAGCGTCCTGTCATCCATCTTGCTCACTCCCGGAAAAAAGGAGAGTTTGTGTGCTTGTCTATGATCGACATAAGTAATCTCAACATCAAACCTCTCTGGCAGTTCTAAAGGAAGTGCCTCAAGATTCTTCAAGGCCTTATAGACCCCCTCTTCTATTAGCTTCACCGCTCTCAGAGGATGAATTGAATCAACAGAGGATCCGCTTCCGCGATTTGTTGAGACTGTTACAATACCGGGCACGTCCTGCTCTGCAATCCTCACAATTCCTTCATCACCACTGACAAAAACTATCGGTATACCATAATAGGCTGCTGACATCGCGTTAAGCTTGAATTCACTGACAAGCTCACCATTGATCTTCAAATAGAAGATCTCGCCGGTCATAGTGTGAGAAAGAGGATTCAAAGCCTTTCCTGATGGGGAGTGATAGCCTGTGAATACGACGGCCCCAAAACCGGCATCGACTCCTTGCATCATCATCAGAGGGTCTCTTGCCCATCCTCTCAATATGCGAACTTCTTCAGGAAGAGAAGAGGGATCAATATTCCTTGCACTTCCATGGGCATCTCTCACAACAATTTCCGAGACTCCTGCTTTTAGAGCACCCTGGACAGCGGCCCTCACTTCGGCAGTCATCTGCTTCTTGAAATATTCGTAGTCTTCATGTCCCTTCCTAGCTTCGTCCCAATCGGCAATGCCTGCGGTACCTTCAATGTCAGCACTGATATATACTCTCACAGTCAACCCTCCCCATTATTTTTTCCATTCTATTTCCCGTTTTCTAGCCAGTGGCATCACACAGAATACCAACTTCTCGTCAGGATTCGTTCTTCATGTAACGGCTATTACACCTTAAACAGACTCAAAAAGGCAAACAAACTCCAGTTACATTTCCTCTGAACTCCAAAAGAAGGGAGGCTCTTCAAAGATCTCCGATTGCCCTCGACCGAAGAAACACTGATGCACTTGCCGTATTTCGTATGTAACATAACCGGCAGAGACCACTCAATTTCCAGAAAATTCAGACTGACTGTCAAGAATCATCCAGATTTTACTTCTGGTAGTCGGAATCCTAAAAGTGACTCCGGAAGCATTCAACACT
This DNA window, taken from Mesotoga sp. UBA6090, encodes the following:
- a CDS encoding dipeptidase encodes the protein MKASKVCLLFIFVIVVGASFACTTLIVTKGASADGSMIVAHSDDNDLADQRIVYVPAQDHEPGSFRPVYCTAVAIGEFPQYNSFIYPRIVSDRAPAYDTSGYPASIPIGMIPQVAHTYAYFDGSYGIMNEHQLMFGECTNGAKVQIGPEPGRGIFYSSELSRVALERCKTAREAVEMIGFLIEEYGYYGTGETLPVADPNEAWIIEMAPSPEGTGGLWVAKKVPDGEVFVAANQFRIREIDPEDPDILFGKTLHEVVEKFGWWNPEDGLLDWLKTVSLGEYNHPYYSLRRVWRLFSLISPSLNLSPWVEDGFTREYPFSIKPDRRLSANDVMNLYRDHYEGTEFDLTKGIAAGPFGYPDRFYGPYDGQGDVGDPSRQLEGAWERPVSVTYCGYTFVCQGREWLPDPIGGIMWLGLDKPADTCFIPFYAGVSNLPNSIQVCDTSNFSRDSAWWAFNFVSNWAALKYSYMHEEIRLMQQKYEALSLSRLPEIEASAATLLPTKPREAADYLARFCSRNSQEIVQAWWEFSEYLIVKYNDGFISDKGNMAQPTGYPKEWLDKTDWSKGPTSYEKK
- a CDS encoding flavin reductase family protein, which translates into the protein MKDRIGPGVYLYPMPLIVVGTINEERPNYTTVAFCGVVEVQPPMLQISLAKTRLSCKNIEESGYFSVNVPSLDMLRGVDYMGIYSGKTTDKSELFGTFFGESGSVPMIEEAPLNMECKLVRSSEFGGVHVTFVGEVIQTYCAESCLVDGLPDIRKISPVTFSVYDNSYWSIGMHLGKAWNIGIKYTPPREGVE
- a CDS encoding Ldh family oxidoreductase, yielding MYDDVAWVDFDTLEAFMKDVFVGVGVPEEDASLCANVLITSDKRGIDSHGIGRLKPIYVDRIRSGIQNPVTEFEIIRESPTTAVIDGHNGMGHVVAYKSMKLAIEKAKTYGMGMVAARNSTHYGIAGYYPMMAVEEGMIGVTGTNARPSIAPTFGVENMLGTNPLTFGIPTDEDFPFVLDCATSVAQRGKIEVYARAGKELPEGWVIGLDGRPRTDTQQILIDLTKGEAALTPLGGIGEETAGYKGYGYATVVEILSAALQAGSYLKMLTGVGSNGEKRPIPIGHFFIAIDIEPFTPVEEFRKLAGDILRELRASKKAPGQERIFTAGEKEHLAWLSRKDKGAPLNEILRKQLVQLRDELGLDKYRFSWE
- a CDS encoding NAD(P)/FAD-dependent oxidoreductase, with protein sequence MKIGVIGFGAASIGFMSEVIDENHEIHILERSKDIFSSSISGIRSDGKIFVSDTMGGDMEIPLSIQKSVVDFYLEKLHSEDKLNVKTGTSFDRKSSFFDLFYEKGFEPVNSRFWHIGTDKLGSVLTRIFDEFSKRKNVHFHFGSRVDEIDIEKERIVLRGEGFEAEFDYVVVAVGRSGHSLIKKVTGRYPEIVASSNTVDIGIRFELPDHVVEEINNEMYEFKVRLKAKTGYTVRTFCNNPSGKVVLENYDDFVTVNGHSNSGGSSESTNFAILCTTRFTEPFRDPIGYGSYISRLSNILAGGRKVILQTYEDFMQTKRTKRLGRVKPTLPESDFILGDINLVLPRRISVSITEFIEKLSEVIPGVAYPDNLMYAVEVKFYSNKINNGRYKNLKFIGDCSGHTRSITYATGHGRLLGSSLK
- a CDS encoding VOC family protein, with protein sequence MKVLLNTIVFFGTRDLSITSSFYKGLIGLELFRDQGTCQIFFTAGGGMIGFCHHLQVSPRKDNPIITLLTDEVGEFYKRLIKAGVECTEPTINEKFNIYHFFTRDPDGYRLEIQRFLDR
- a CDS encoding WD40 repeat domain-containing protein, with translation MKILFRVIDLRRIALLATLLFSLVAYGIEYLPDSKAFSATSLAVSPDGERLVSGYIDNTIKVWNLLDGRLLHNLSFNSAWVTSVAVSSDGKMGIAGYDDGIIIVWDLLTGKKIKSLSSHTSAVNDLIVTEDGKTLYSCSSDATVKIWSLSSLSFIRTLRGHSGSVHSIVDWPEQNRLYSASEDGTLRIWDTSSGQQVKVIRAEIGSLTAVSMDRERTVLLIGSEAGHLKSYDVKTWSPLKTSRVHNAELTKILIDNGVIYTASSDRTIKSLSFPSFNLVNMITGHNWDVSEIVLSNDGYVLYSSSTDGTLKIWDIEKASAIGTLIGFGDGEYFSYNSYGNWVSSALALERVTTADGSSPMEVARELNSLLLQLDKLPRIYTPSSLSISIEKSTVDFSVSKPVKRVTVNGEEVDIGEDGEVVFNPDGAGDYIIRAYDDSGSYDEQIVTVHFEETVMYVVKEIGTYQRGDRVIIGDFRELTFLVNGEWIDRDYFSRVAPDIEPPVITGDKAQKVSIGDTKYLELSVSDNSTVTLIEIVSPDLTVTPLAVNSVSVEIRTEVQGTGDYTVNAYDHDGNKAMSTFSLEAESRSFWVCRDHESLGFGQEVKVTEEGESCYYVSDYGWLEKEYLSGNPVSTADPVISGEPVQYAVSGAERILSFTVSDDVNVKEVVVSGKTYPVNEREKEMHIMVSEYGEHLVIANDVEGNSARASFTLSAPPENEREGGKIWYWLIPIVIILPLILFLAAKSSRKKTRKIRL